Sequence from the Sanguibacter keddieii DSM 10542 genome:
CCGCGAGCGAGACGAGGAGCGCGGCAGGGAGCACCCACCAGGAGACGTCGAGAGAGACGTCGTAGCGCAGCACCCCGACGAAGACCGCGAGCACGGTGCCCGGGAGCGCCACGAGAGTCCACACGGTGAGGTCCGCCGCGAGGAACACGAGACGAGGGACCGGGAGCGTCATCATCCACTGCGCGCTCCCCTCGGTCTTCGCCTGGGCGAGCATCTGCGGCGCCATGACAAGACCGATGACGATGAGCGTGATGGTCGGTGCCCCGGTGGCCAGGTAGAGCGCAGCCTGCCCCTCGATGTCACCCATGAGGATGCCGAAGCCCAGCACGGTCCCGACGGCGAGGGCGCCCTGGACGACGACGAGGAGCGGGAGGAGCACAGACTGCCGTCGGAGCTGCCACTGGGTGAGCAGACCGTACTGCTGGAGGGCGGTGGTCATCGGACGGTTCCTTCGCTGGTGGAGGTGGAGGTGGTGGTGCTGGAGGAGGATGAGGTCCCTACCGCGGCGGTGGTCCCGGCGGCGTGGGCTTCGGACGCGGCTCCGACGAGGTCGACGTACACGTCCTCGAGCGATGCCGGGGTCACCGAGTAGCGGTCCAGGTCGCCGCGGTCGACGGCGTCCTGCGCCCAGGCGACAGCCTCTGCGGCACGCCCTGCGGGCACGGCGGCCCGGGCGCGGAGCCCGTCGCGGCTCGACCCGGTCGCGCACGACGGCCACGCCAGGCTCCGTCCTGGTGAGACCTCGACGTCCAGCTGGAGCGTGGAGCGCAGCGGGTGGGTGAGCTCGGCGACGGTCCCGTGAGCGATGACCCGCCCGCGGTCGAGGACGACGAGGTCGTCGACGGCGTGCTCTGCCTCGCGCACGTTGTGCGTCACGAGGAGGACACCGGCGCCGTCGTCCGCCAGCGCCTTGATCTGGGTCCACAGGAGCCGGCGCCGGACGGGGTCGACGTCGTTGGTGGGCTCGTCGAGGATGACGAGGCGCCCGGGGACGACGGCCGTCATCGCGAAGGCCGTGAGCCGGGCTACTCCCCCGGAGACCTTGTGCGCGGGGGTCGAGGCCCACTGGCCGAGGTCGAGCGACTCGATGAGCGCTGTGGTGCGACGGGCGACGTCACGTCGCGCCCCTCCCCGGATCCGACCGACGAGCTCGATCGCCGTCCGCGGCGTGAGCCCGGTGATAGGGACGTTCGCCTGGGCCTGGACGCTGATCTCCCGGCGTGCACGCTCGGGGTGGGCGACGGCGTCGTG
This genomic interval carries:
- a CDS encoding ABC transporter permease, with the protein product MTTALQQYGLLTQWQLRRQSVLLPLLVVVQGALAVGTVLGFGILMGDIEGQAALYLATGAPTITLIVIGLVMAPQMLAQAKTEGSAQWMMTLPVPRLVFLAADLTVWTLVALPGTVLAVFVGVLRYDVSLDVSWWVLPAALLVSLAAAAIGYTVAALLPPSLAMLFTQLVVFVILLFSPVSVPADQFPSWLASLHEVLPIAPMAELVRAGLAGSTFAVETGPLLVLIAWCAGCVALAGAALRRRG
- a CDS encoding ABC transporter ATP-binding protein; protein product: MTAGPALDVADVTKTFGGRPPLRANDGISLTVAEGSVVGLLGHNGAGKSTLVNQVAGLLRPDSGSLRVVGHDAVAHPERARREISVQAQANVPITGLTPRTAIELVGRIRGGARRDVARRTTALIESLDLGQWASTPAHKVSGGVARLTAFAMTAVVPGRLVILDEPTNDVDPVRRRLLWTQIKALADDGAGVLLVTHNVREAEHAVDDLVVLDRGRVIAHGTVAELTHPLRSTLQLDVEVSPGRSLAWPSCATGSSRDGLRARAAVPAGRAAEAVAWAQDAVDRGDLDRYSVTPASLEDVYVDLVGAASEAHAAGTTAAVGTSSSSSTTTSTSTSEGTVR